Genomic DNA from Bacteroides zhangwenhongii:
ATCCAGTACCTTAGCTTCACCGTCAATTACATCCAGTTCGCCATAAAGGGTCTTGAGCAGACTCGTCTTTCCCGAGCCTACTTTTCCGATCAGATAGACAAACTCTCCTTTGTGCAATTCCAGATTTACATCACTCAGCACACAGAGTTCCTGTTGATGGATTTCTACGTTCTTATATCGTATCAACGCCTCGTCATCCATACCGACTCCCGCTTTAATTGTTAATTTCTAATCTTTACTTATTAATGTTTCTTCCATGTACTGCTATGTCTTTCCTGCAGTTCACGCGCAAGATCTTCAATGCGATAGCCTTTTGAAGTCAGCAATACAATCATGTGATAAATAAGGTCGGCTCCTTCGTAGATCAGGCGTTCGTCAGTGCCGTTGGTTGCTTCGATCACTGTCTCGACTGCTTCTTCACCTACTTTCTGTGCCATCTTATTGACTCCGGACTCAAACAGGCTGGTTGTATAAGAGCCTGCGGGCATTTCTTCGTGACGTTTGTCGATAAAGTCTTGCAATGCTTTCAGGAACATCACAGGTTCTTCATTCTTCTCGCCCCAACAGGTATCTGTACCTGTATGGCACACAGGACCTGCCGGATTAACCTGAATGAGCAACGTATCATTGTCGCAATCGGCCTTGATAGAAACAACATGAAGGAAATTACCGCTTTCTTCGCCTTTTGTCCACAGACGATTCTTTGTACGGCTAAAGAATGTCACTTTTCCGGTTTCTACCGTTTTATCATAGGCTTCCTTATTCATGAAGCCCAACATCAAGACTTTGCGCGTCTCATTGTCTTGTATGATAGCCGGAACAAGTCCGTTCATTTTCTCGAAATCCAATTCCATTTTATTCAATATCTTAATTTACTATTTACGCATTATAATACCTTCGCCGCAAAGATACGATTTTAAATCGGGAATTTTAATTTCTCCGAAATGAAAAACGCTGGCTGCCAATGCCGCATCTGCTTTTCCTTGCAAAAAGACGTCACGGAAGTGTTCTTTACTGCCTGCTCCACCCGATGCAATGATAGGAATAGAAAGCTGTCCAGCCAAAGCGGCAAGTGCTTCGTTCGCATAGCCGGTCTTCACACCATCATGATTCATACTCGTGAAGAGTATCTCTCCCGCTCCGCGTTCCTGCGCTTCCTTAGTCCACTCGAACAGGTCTTTATCCGTTTCGATGCGTCCTCCGTTCAAGTAACATTTCCAACCGTTCTCGGTCTGTTTCGCATCTAC
This window encodes:
- the hisIE gene encoding bifunctional phosphoribosyl-AMP cyclohydrolase/phosphoribosyl-ATP diphosphatase HisIE encodes the protein MELDFEKMNGLVPAIIQDNETRKVLMLGFMNKEAYDKTVETGKVTFFSRTKNRLWTKGEESGNFLHVVSIKADCDNDTLLIQVNPAGPVCHTGTDTCWGEKNEEPVMFLKALQDFIDKRHEEMPAGSYTTSLFESGVNKMAQKVGEEAVETVIEATNGTDERLIYEGADLIYHMIVLLTSKGYRIEDLARELQERHSSTWKKH